TAACATCGAACTCCATCCCTTTTTGGTTAAATTTTCTATTTCTATACTACCTTAATCGCTGAGATGTGAAAATAGAAAACTTATTTCAACATGTAACAATTTCCTACAGGTTTTCGACTAATTCCATATAAGTAAATGGTGGAGGAACCCTAAATGGTAAAACTAAAACTACTAACGATCACAGTACTAATGATTTTTCTTCTTTCTAGCTGTGGAACGAAGGAATCCGTTTCTTCTTCGAATGCTTTTACTGAATTCAAAAATCATAAATTGAATGAAAAATTGCTGGAAGGAAATAAAGCATTCAGTTTTACATTGTTTCATGAAGTGATAAAGAGTCACAAAGAGGATAACGTACTTGTCTCTCCAATTAGTATTTCTGCTGCCTTGACCATGACATCGAATGGAGCAGGCGGAAATACGCTAGAGCAAATGAAAAATACTCTTGGTTTCAAATCTTTGGACCAATCTGCTGTTAATTCATCCTTTGCAGCACTTCAATATCAGTTACAAAAACAAGAAAATAATCAAGCATTACATATAGCCAATTCCATCTGGATTCGAAAAGGCTTAGATGTACAAGAAGACTTTAAAAATACAAATCTTAGTCACTTTGATGCCGAGTCAACGGAACTCAATTTTGATTCTCCAGATGCCTCTAAAACGATGAACAAGTGGGTTTCTAATAAGACAAACGGGAAAATTGAAGAAATTGTTCCGAAGCAGATTGATCCGGATACGGTTATGTTTTTGTTGAATGCTGTCTACTTCAAGGGTGCTTGGAAATACCCATTCAATAAGGATATGACCTATGATGGAGACTTCCATTTAGCTGATGGGAGTAAAGTAAACGTCCCGTTCATGACACATGACGAAAAAGAGTTAGAATTCCTAGATGGAAGTGAATTCAATGCTGTAAGACTACCTTATGGTGAAAAAGAAGACTTATTGATGACTGTATTAGTTCCAGATGAGGGACAATCGTTGGAACAACTGGTCAGTAGCTTCACAAAAGAAAATTGGGACCGCTGGAATCAAGAATTTTATAAAACAGAGGGTACTGTAAGATTACCGAAGTTTCAATTTGAGAAGGATTATAAGTTAAATGACATTCTTATTGGACTTGGAATGAAGGATGCCTTCCAAGATGGAGTTGCTGATTTTTCAAAAATAGCAACACCTCCACCCTCTCTATATATCGGGAATGTAAAACATAAAACGTTTATCGATGTAAATGAAAAAGGTACAGAAGCAGCCGCCGTTACATCAGTGGAAATTAAAGCCGAATCTGCAAGGCTGGATGTTATGGAGGTAAATGCGAACCGTCCATTCCTGTTTACGATTCATGACCAAAAAACGGAAACCCTTTTGTTTATGGGGAAAGTTGAGAATCCTAAAGAGTAAAATACCGGTATTGTATTAAAACAGAACATGATTCCACGTATATAAAAAATAGTAAAAGGATGAGGGTTTGTCACCTCATCCTTTATATATGTTTTTGGACGGAACTCCTGCTATTCTTTTAGTAATGAATAAATATGGGTATCGTAGAACTTTCCATTCTGATACATGTACTTTCGTAATATTCCTTCACTTTCAAATCCCATTTTTTGTAGCATCTGATTGGATGCATCATTTTCGAGATAAACAACGGCTCCAATTCTGATTAGTTCAAGTTCTTCAAATCCATAAGAAATCACGGCTCTTAATGCTTCAGAGGCAAAGCCATTTCTCCAATAATCCGGATGTATTTCGTATCCAACTTCTGCCCGCTTATGTAAAGGAGCAAGTGCATGGTATCCAATTGTTCCAATTAACCCTTTCTCTTCCTTACGCTCAATT
Above is a genomic segment from Bacillus carboniphilus containing:
- a CDS encoding serpin family protein, with translation MVKLKLLTITVLMIFLLSSCGTKESVSSSNAFTEFKNHKLNEKLLEGNKAFSFTLFHEVIKSHKEDNVLVSPISISAALTMTSNGAGGNTLEQMKNTLGFKSLDQSAVNSSFAALQYQLQKQENNQALHIANSIWIRKGLDVQEDFKNTNLSHFDAESTELNFDSPDASKTMNKWVSNKTNGKIEEIVPKQIDPDTVMFLLNAVYFKGAWKYPFNKDMTYDGDFHLADGSKVNVPFMTHDEKELEFLDGSEFNAVRLPYGEKEDLLMTVLVPDEGQSLEQLVSSFTKENWDRWNQEFYKTEGTVRLPKFQFEKDYKLNDILIGLGMKDAFQDGVADFSKIATPPPSLYIGNVKHKTFIDVNEKGTEAAAVTSVEIKAESARLDVMEVNANRPFLFTIHDQKTETLLFMGKVENPKE
- a CDS encoding GNAT family protein; the protein is MFPTIHTERLTLREITESDASALFSYFSTDEVTRYYGSSAFQNVEEARTLIQKFKNGLEEKKVIRWGIERKEEKGLIGTIGYHALAPLHKRAEVGYEIHPDYWRNGFASEALRAVISYGFEELELIRIGAVVYLENDASNQMLQKMGFESEGILRKYMYQNGKFYDTHIYSLLKE